From Streptomyces yatensis, one genomic window encodes:
- a CDS encoding FadR/GntR family transcriptional regulator: MPTNPDRSGPGDDGAPAAGSSVVDIAIGRLRHRIESGEFAPGHRLPPEAVLAGELELSRPSLREAVRALAMAGVLDVRRGDGTFVTDLRPDRLLRALGSFLDLARDTGLNEMLECRKVLEPGATALAATRIDEAALDRLQERIERMRGLHDPEELVHEDIAFHADIVAASGNRTLASLADSVTQRTARARIWRALVKSDVLSWTHQQHMDIYTALRAHDSLAAFTAASRHVGDVELWVRDRLDAVRDRR, from the coding sequence ATGCCCACCAATCCAGACCGCTCCGGCCCCGGCGACGACGGTGCCCCCGCCGCCGGGAGCAGTGTCGTCGACATAGCCATCGGCCGGCTGCGCCATCGCATCGAGAGCGGTGAGTTCGCGCCGGGCCACCGGCTGCCCCCGGAGGCGGTGCTGGCGGGCGAGCTCGAACTCTCCCGCCCGTCCCTGCGGGAGGCGGTCCGCGCCCTGGCGATGGCCGGGGTCCTGGACGTGCGCCGCGGTGACGGCACCTTCGTCACCGATCTGCGCCCGGACCGGCTGCTGCGCGCCCTCGGCAGCTTCCTGGACCTGGCCCGGGACACCGGTCTGAACGAGATGCTGGAATGCCGCAAGGTCCTGGAGCCGGGCGCCACCGCACTGGCCGCGACCCGCATCGACGAGGCCGCCCTCGACCGGCTCCAGGAGCGGATCGAGCGGATGCGCGGTCTGCACGACCCGGAGGAGCTGGTGCACGAGGACATCGCCTTCCACGCCGACATCGTCGCCGCGTCCGGCAACCGCACGCTGGCCTCCCTGGCGGACTCGGTCACCCAGCGCACCGCCCGGGCCCGCATCTGGCGCGCCCTGGTCAAGTCCGATGTGCTGTCCTGGACCCACCAGCAGCACATGGACATCTACACCGCGCTCCGGGCCCATGACAGCCTGGCCGCGTTCACCGCGGCCAGCCGGCATGTGGGCGATGTGGAGCTGTGGGTCCGCGACCGGCTGGACGCGGTGCGGGACCGCCGCTGA
- a CDS encoding polyprenyl synthetase family protein: MTTAFPLLLGAYETTATAHEATAAAHEPTASAGEILGRCRELVRPALAETVGRLHPWVAEMAAYSFGWCDVGGTPAEGAGGKGVRQALAVLCAEAAGASGEAAVAGAVAVELVHTFSLLHDDIMDGDQTRRTRPTVWKAYGTGPAVLAGDALFALAVEALAAVPGAGAAAAVRRLSVAMGDLVRGQADDLLFESRPWTGPAAVGPEEYRTMSEHKTGALLGCAAALGAALAGAPESTAAALDRAGRHMGVAFQVADDLLGIWGDPAVTGKPVHRDLRQRKKTFPVLAALSARDTSAAGQLATLLEESPETPDDATTRRAADLIEQAGGRSAALAEADRHITAVQRCLDGLPLVPRANAELRTLLGFLARRDI, from the coding sequence GTGACGACGGCGTTTCCCCTGCTCCTCGGGGCATACGAGACCACCGCGACCGCGCACGAGGCCACTGCGGCCGCACACGAGCCCACCGCGTCCGCAGGCGAAATCCTGGGCCGCTGCCGGGAGTTGGTGCGCCCGGCGCTGGCCGAGACGGTCGGCCGGCTGCACCCATGGGTCGCCGAGATGGCCGCGTACTCCTTCGGCTGGTGCGATGTGGGCGGTACGCCCGCCGAGGGCGCGGGCGGCAAGGGGGTGCGGCAGGCCCTGGCCGTGCTGTGCGCGGAGGCGGCCGGGGCATCCGGCGAGGCGGCGGTGGCCGGAGCGGTGGCGGTGGAGCTGGTGCACACCTTCTCGCTGCTGCACGACGACATCATGGACGGCGACCAGACCCGCCGCACCCGCCCCACCGTGTGGAAGGCCTACGGGACCGGCCCGGCCGTGCTCGCCGGTGACGCCCTGTTCGCGCTGGCCGTGGAGGCGCTGGCCGCCGTGCCCGGCGCCGGAGCCGCGGCCGCGGTGCGACGGCTGAGCGTGGCCATGGGCGACCTCGTCCGCGGCCAGGCGGACGACCTGCTCTTCGAGTCGCGCCCCTGGACGGGGCCCGCGGCGGTGGGGCCGGAGGAGTACCGCACGATGTCCGAGCACAAGACCGGCGCCCTGCTCGGCTGCGCCGCGGCCCTGGGCGCCGCGCTCGCCGGGGCGCCGGAGAGCACCGCGGCCGCCCTGGACCGGGCCGGACGGCATATGGGCGTGGCGTTCCAGGTGGCGGACGACCTGCTGGGCATCTGGGGCGACCCCGCGGTCACCGGCAAGCCCGTCCACCGCGATCTGCGGCAGCGCAAGAAGACCTTCCCCGTGCTCGCCGCCCTGAGCGCCCGCGACACCTCGGCCGCCGGGCAACTGGCCACGCTCCTGGAGGAGTCCCCGGAGACCCCGGACGACGCCACCACGCGCCGGGCGGCCGATCTGATCGAGCAGGCCGGTGGCCGCTCCGCCGCCCTGGCCGAGGCCGACCGTCACATCACCGCCGTGCAGCGGTGCCTGGACGGTCTGCCGCTCGTGCCTCGCGCGAACGCGGAGCTGCGCACCCTGCTGGGCTTCCTCGCACGGCGCGACATCTGA
- a CDS encoding tetratricopeptide repeat protein produces MYGKAFAPEYQGSLTTLSVNSSLVDVLAAGTEQLRAAERGGSPGEAARAGLAVAEAHRRLGQVGEADREWKASYRAARAAGDLGAMAWALWSGGTLARQRGALALAWRLLGLAAEFGERGGDIVVRGYSLAGMAETGRIQGDYEAVGALHERLLAEARKRGEARHTVWALEGIAQMHRNTGSYDSAYAMFQEAAEIAAGADDRRGHAWALRGMADIVSVRDGDVERALELLSAAELTCREMNLVSALAYNHKMRGNVFYRAGRYEEARAMYEQALDEFRGMSEPRGEGLARLGLIKSLARLGRDRARTDEDLCELADVLERIGLRHARRMVDRAREEFGLTEVMEVAL; encoded by the coding sequence ATGTACGGCAAAGCATTCGCTCCTGAGTACCAGGGCTCCCTCACCACCCTGTCCGTGAACTCCTCCCTGGTCGACGTGCTGGCGGCAGGCACCGAGCAGTTGCGGGCGGCCGAGCGGGGCGGCTCCCCGGGCGAGGCGGCCCGCGCCGGGCTCGCGGTCGCCGAGGCGCACCGGAGGCTGGGGCAGGTGGGCGAGGCCGACCGCGAGTGGAAGGCCAGCTACCGGGCGGCCCGTGCGGCGGGGGACCTCGGGGCGATGGCGTGGGCGCTGTGGAGCGGAGGCACGCTCGCCCGGCAGCGGGGCGCGCTGGCGCTGGCGTGGCGGCTGCTCGGCCTCGCGGCCGAATTCGGCGAACGCGGCGGGGACATCGTCGTCCGTGGCTACTCACTGGCCGGGATGGCGGAGACCGGCCGCATCCAGGGCGACTACGAGGCCGTGGGCGCGCTGCACGAGCGGCTCCTCGCCGAGGCGCGGAAGCGCGGCGAGGCGCGGCACACCGTATGGGCGCTGGAGGGCATCGCCCAGATGCACCGCAACACCGGGTCGTACGACTCGGCCTACGCGATGTTCCAGGAGGCCGCGGAGATAGCCGCGGGCGCCGATGACCGGCGCGGACACGCATGGGCGCTGCGCGGCATGGCCGATATCGTCTCCGTACGCGACGGCGACGTGGAGCGCGCACTGGAGCTGCTCTCCGCGGCCGAACTGACCTGCCGCGAGATGAACCTGGTGAGCGCGCTGGCGTACAACCACAAGATGCGCGGCAATGTGTTCTACCGCGCGGGCCGTTACGAGGAGGCCCGCGCGATGTACGAGCAGGCCCTGGACGAGTTCCGCGGCATGAGCGAGCCGCGCGGCGAGGGTCTCGCCCGGCTCGGGCTCATCAAGTCCCTGGCCCGGCTGGGCCGCGACCGGGCCCGGACCGACGAGGACCTGTGCGAACTGGCCGATGTGCTGGAGCGGATCGGACTGCGGCACGCCCGCCGGATGGTGGACCGTGCCCGGGAGGAGTTCGGCCTCACGGAGGTCATGGAGGTGGCACTGTGA
- a CDS encoding alpha-ketoglutarate-dependent dioxygenase AlkB — protein sequence MGAYLQGSLFDQTDDIGLGSLRGMRRTELGSGAWIDVLPGWLRGADDLFSRLVAEVPWKAERRHMYEQVVDVPRLLAFYGAEDPLPHPVLSEAREALSAHFATELGEPFVTAGLCYYRDGRDSVAWHGDRIGRGRSEDTMVAILSVGAPRDLLLRPRGGGSAMRRPLGHGDLLVMGGSCQRTWEHAIPKSSRATGPRISIQFRPNGVR from the coding sequence ATGGGTGCGTATCTCCAGGGCTCGCTCTTCGACCAGACCGACGACATCGGTCTCGGCTCCCTGCGCGGGATGCGCAGGACCGAGCTCGGGTCCGGGGCGTGGATCGATGTGCTGCCCGGGTGGCTGAGGGGAGCGGACGACCTGTTCTCCCGGCTCGTCGCCGAGGTCCCCTGGAAGGCCGAGCGGCGGCACATGTACGAGCAGGTGGTGGACGTCCCACGGCTGCTCGCGTTCTACGGCGCCGAGGACCCGCTGCCGCACCCCGTCCTGTCCGAGGCCCGGGAAGCGCTCTCCGCGCACTTCGCCACCGAGCTGGGGGAGCCCTTCGTCACGGCCGGACTGTGCTACTACCGCGACGGCCGGGACAGCGTGGCCTGGCACGGCGACCGCATCGGCCGAGGCAGAAGCGAGGACACCATGGTCGCCATCCTGTCCGTGGGAGCGCCCCGGGACCTGCTGCTCCGCCCGCGTGGTGGCGGCAGCGCCATGCGACGGCCACTCGGCCACGGCGATCTGCTGGTGATGGGCGGCTCCTGCCAGCGGACCTGGGAACACGCGATCCCCAAATCCTCGCGCGCCACGGGCCCCCGGATCAGCATCCAGTTCCGGCCCAACGGCGTGAGGTGA
- a CDS encoding class I SAM-dependent methyltransferase, with protein MVDTQFSDRRLASLYDLFCPWDQRGDFTFYLPLVMSARSVLDVGCGTGALLRRAREDGHEGRLCGLDPGVGMLEVARECPDVEWVLGDLASAPGWSRAFDLVVMTGHAFQGLLGDDELRDALAAIATALTDDGRFVFETRNPLVREWEDWDVRYSGEVVDPTGAVVRCVCEVETPVRGDLVSATHTYTGAGWERPLLSRSTLRFLGPDALAGFLGEAGLVVAEQFGDWDGGPLTDTGPEIITVARHPRGERDGRAALAVSVMDARPSPSA; from the coding sequence ATGGTGGACACGCAGTTCTCCGATCGCCGGCTGGCCTCGCTGTACGACCTGTTCTGCCCCTGGGACCAGCGTGGCGATTTCACGTTCTACCTGCCCCTGGTGATGTCCGCCCGCTCCGTCCTGGACGTGGGGTGCGGAACGGGCGCGCTGCTGCGCAGGGCACGGGAGGACGGGCACGAGGGGCGGCTGTGCGGGCTGGATCCCGGGGTGGGGATGCTGGAGGTGGCGCGGGAGTGCCCGGATGTGGAGTGGGTGCTCGGCGACCTGGCCTCGGCGCCGGGGTGGAGCCGTGCGTTCGATCTGGTGGTGATGACCGGCCATGCCTTCCAGGGGCTTCTGGGTGACGACGAGTTGCGCGACGCGCTGGCCGCGATCGCCACGGCACTGACCGACGACGGCCGCTTCGTGTTCGAGACCCGCAATCCGCTGGTGCGGGAGTGGGAGGACTGGGACGTGCGGTACTCGGGCGAGGTGGTGGACCCCACCGGCGCCGTGGTGCGGTGCGTGTGCGAGGTGGAGACGCCGGTGCGGGGCGATCTCGTCTCGGCCACGCACACCTACACCGGCGCGGGCTGGGAGCGGCCCCTGCTGAGCCGCAGCACGCTGCGGTTTCTCGGCCCGGACGCGCTGGCGGGGTTCCTGGGCGAGGCGGGGCTGGTCGTGGCGGAGCAGTTCGGGGACTGGGACGGCGGGCCGCTGACCGACACCGGCCCCGAGATCATCACCGTCGCCCGCCACCCCCGCGGTGAGCGTGATGGACGCGCGGCCCTCGCCGTCAGCGTGATGGACGCGCGGCCCTCGCCGTCAGCCTGA
- a CDS encoding fumarylacetoacetate hydrolase family protein: protein MTRIVRFADDAGTVRTGVADDTGGVRAFPGAPLIAELLRLSVAELRALVENTAAGPAAVHEPDILPLPPLDGLMELWAAGVTYERSREARVEESTEQSVYERIYDAERPELFFKSPPWRVVTDGEPIAVRDDSELNVPEPELALVLNRHGETVGYLVADDVSSRSIEGENPLYLPQAKIYAGSAAVSSGIVPAWEIDAPDALDITMAVWRDGEAAYRAATSTAAFHRTPQGLVDHLWRSQPFPDGAVLSTGTGIVPALDFTLHAGDVVEISIEGVGTLRNPVRAHQADLDWLVEAINHPLTRRAHRDGAPE, encoded by the coding sequence ATGACACGCATCGTGCGCTTCGCCGATGACGCCGGGACCGTCCGGACCGGAGTGGCCGACGACACCGGCGGGGTACGGGCCTTCCCCGGAGCGCCGCTCATCGCCGAGCTGTTGCGGCTGTCCGTGGCGGAGCTGCGGGCCCTGGTGGAGAACACCGCCGCCGGACCGGCGGCCGTCCATGAGCCGGACATCCTGCCGCTGCCACCGCTGGACGGGCTGATGGAGCTGTGGGCGGCGGGGGTGACGTATGAACGCTCGCGCGAGGCCAGGGTGGAGGAGAGCACCGAGCAGTCGGTGTACGAGCGGATCTACGACGCCGAGCGCCCCGAGCTGTTCTTCAAATCGCCGCCCTGGCGGGTGGTGACCGACGGCGAGCCGATCGCCGTACGGGACGACTCCGAGCTGAACGTCCCCGAGCCCGAACTGGCGCTGGTGCTCAACCGGCACGGCGAGACCGTCGGCTATCTCGTCGCCGACGACGTCAGCTCACGGTCCATCGAGGGCGAGAACCCGCTCTACCTCCCCCAGGCCAAGATCTACGCCGGAAGCGCCGCCGTGTCCTCGGGCATCGTGCCCGCGTGGGAGATCGACGCGCCCGACGCGCTGGACATCACCATGGCGGTATGGCGCGACGGCGAGGCGGCCTACCGGGCGGCCACCTCCACCGCCGCGTTCCACCGCACCCCGCAGGGGCTGGTGGACCATCTGTGGCGCTCCCAGCCCTTCCCCGACGGCGCCGTGCTGTCCACCGGCACCGGCATCGTGCCCGCGCTCGACTTCACACTCCACGCCGGGGACGTGGTGGAGATCTCCATCGAAGGGGTCGGCACCCTGCGCAACCCGGTACGGGCCCATCAGGCCGATCTGGACTGGCTGGTGGAGGCCATCAACCATCCGCTGACCCGCCGTGCCCACCGCGACGGCGCCCCGGAGTGA
- a CDS encoding GNAT family N-acetyltransferase: MYAISLGEDGAELRPLEPWQAEEFLTHMDRGREFIGRYIPLADAASDLESARAFLQGYADKAAADAGRIYGIWTDGKLVGGVLFRTMDVNQRTAEAGCWLEPSAVGKGLVTRACRVIIDWAVEERGIHRVEWIAAAANEGSIAVARRLGMTKDGVLRESYLRRGEWQDREIWSVLAPEWRAARKPS; encoded by the coding sequence ATGTACGCGATATCCCTGGGCGAGGACGGCGCCGAGCTGCGCCCGCTGGAGCCGTGGCAGGCCGAGGAGTTCCTTACGCACATGGACCGGGGACGGGAATTCATCGGACGGTACATCCCGCTGGCGGACGCCGCCTCCGACCTGGAGTCGGCCCGGGCGTTCCTCCAGGGCTACGCGGACAAGGCGGCGGCCGACGCCGGGCGGATCTACGGCATCTGGACGGACGGCAAGCTGGTCGGCGGAGTCCTCTTCCGCACGATGGACGTCAACCAGCGCACCGCGGAGGCGGGTTGCTGGCTGGAGCCCTCGGCGGTGGGCAAGGGGCTGGTGACCCGGGCCTGCCGCGTGATCATCGACTGGGCCGTCGAGGAGCGGGGCATCCACCGCGTGGAGTGGATCGCCGCCGCCGCGAACGAGGGCAGCATCGCCGTGGCCCGGCGGCTGGGGATGACGAAGGACGGTGTGCTGCGGGAGAGCTATCTGCGCCGCGGCGAGTGGCAGGACAGGGAGATCTGGTCGGTGCTCGCACCGGAGTGGCGGGCGGCCCGGAAGCCGTCCTGA
- a CDS encoding DUF4186 domain-containing protein: protein MSDPTPDPSDPMPDPSDPSAPTPDSLDRRLETIARHPFRAKFHLRGRDRATAELSGPSTMRWHAYDLIAKRLAPAEPYKDGKQTPYRGHPVFVAQHATATCCRTCLERWHQIPKGRELSRAERAYVVGVICRWIEREVAAGGR, encoded by the coding sequence ATGTCCGACCCCACGCCCGACCCGTCCGACCCCATGCCCGACCCGTCCGACCCGTCCGCCCCGACGCCTGACTCGCTCGACCGGCGGCTGGAGACCATCGCGCGCCACCCCTTTCGCGCGAAGTTCCATCTGCGCGGACGTGATCGGGCCACGGCCGAGCTGAGTGGCCCGTCGACGATGCGCTGGCACGCGTACGACCTGATCGCCAAGCGGCTGGCCCCCGCCGAGCCGTACAAGGACGGCAAGCAGACGCCCTACCGCGGCCACCCCGTGTTCGTCGCCCAGCATGCCACCGCCACCTGCTGCCGTACGTGCCTCGAGCGCTGGCACCAGATCCCCAAGGGGCGGGAACTGAGCCGGGCGGAGCGGGCGTACGTGGTGGGGGTGATCTGCCGTTGGATCGAACGCGAGGTGGCGGCAGGCGGACGGTGA
- a CDS encoding MFS transporter: MNPATTMENTRRKVSRRLLPPLFVMFVLSFLDRTNVALVKSHLADDAGIDATAFGLGAGVFFIGYALLGVPSNLVLHRFGARRWLAALMFVWGLLSCAMALVSNPTGFYVLRFLLGAAEAGFFPGVILYITYWFPAADRGKATGMFQAAVAVASILGNPLGGFLIGLHGLAGLEGWQWMFLLEGAPTVILALAVPWLLTDRPEQARWLTAEEKDLLARRIEADRPGEDAREPRRVRETLADSRVLRLMFVYFAIQIGVYGVTFWLPALVGRIDGLGDVGIGFVAALPWVCALLGVLALPWISDRSGDRRGPLRLALVLTVVGLLGGVLLPPVPAIAALCVAAFGFLGAQPVFWTVPPTILSGAHMAGTIALISGFGNLGGFLGPYLMGVAESGTGSGATGLYAIAAIVAAGVCTATTLRWVGGSTTPSREERTTDDTHRALRR; the protein is encoded by the coding sequence ATGAACCCGGCCACCACCATGGAGAACACCCGCCGGAAGGTGTCCAGGCGCCTGCTCCCCCCACTCTTCGTGATGTTCGTGCTGAGCTTCCTGGACCGTACGAACGTCGCCCTGGTCAAGTCCCATCTCGCCGACGACGCCGGGATCGACGCCACCGCGTTCGGGCTCGGCGCCGGTGTCTTCTTCATCGGCTACGCCCTGCTGGGCGTGCCCTCCAACCTGGTGCTGCACCGCTTCGGCGCCCGCCGGTGGCTGGCCGCGCTGATGTTCGTCTGGGGACTGCTCTCCTGCGCGATGGCGCTGGTGTCCAACCCCACCGGCTTCTATGTGCTGCGGTTCCTGCTCGGCGCGGCGGAGGCCGGTTTCTTCCCCGGTGTCATCCTCTACATCACCTACTGGTTCCCGGCCGCCGACCGTGGAAAGGCCACCGGGATGTTCCAGGCCGCCGTGGCGGTCGCCAGCATCCTCGGCAATCCCCTCGGCGGCTTCCTGATCGGGCTGCACGGACTGGCCGGTCTGGAGGGCTGGCAGTGGATGTTCCTCCTGGAGGGCGCCCCGACCGTGATCCTGGCCCTCGCCGTACCGTGGCTGCTCACCGACCGCCCCGAACAGGCCCGCTGGCTGACCGCCGAGGAGAAGGACCTGCTCGCCCGGCGCATCGAGGCGGACCGGCCCGGCGAGGACGCCAGAGAGCCGCGCCGGGTCCGCGAAACCCTCGCCGACAGCCGGGTGTTGCGGCTGATGTTCGTGTACTTCGCCATCCAGATCGGTGTCTACGGCGTGACGTTCTGGCTCCCGGCGCTCGTCGGCCGGATCGACGGACTGGGCGACGTGGGCATCGGCTTCGTCGCGGCGCTGCCGTGGGTGTGCGCGCTGCTGGGTGTGCTGGCCCTGCCGTGGATCTCGGACCGCAGCGGCGACCGGCGCGGGCCGCTGCGGCTCGCCCTGGTGCTGACCGTCGTCGGCCTGCTCGGCGGGGTGCTGCTGCCCCCGGTCCCCGCCATCGCCGCCCTGTGCGTGGCCGCCTTCGGTTTCCTGGGCGCGCAGCCGGTGTTCTGGACCGTGCCGCCGACCATCCTGTCCGGCGCCCATATGGCCGGGACCATCGCGCTGATCTCCGGGTTCGGCAACCTCGGCGGCTTCCTGGGCCCGTATCTGATGGGGGTCGCGGAGTCGGGGACCGGCTCGGGAGCCACCGGGCTCTACGCCATCGCCGCCATCGTGGCGGCAGGCGTGTGCACGGCCACCACCCTTCGCTGGGTAGGAGGATCCACTACACCGTCACGAGAGGAGAGGACGACAGATGACACGCATCGTGCGCTTCGCCGATGA
- the hglS gene encoding 2-oxoadipate dioxygenase/decarboxylase — protein sequence MISQWRLRAAFAARLSEMYGREVPAYTTLVDVSREVNEDVLRARGAEAERLGSIGRVTAERHGAIRVGTPRELGQVARVFGALGMHPVGFYDLREAAASAVPVVSTAFRPVDGEELARNPFRVFTSLLTTADPRFFDADLRSRLETFLAGRELFPPELLALADRATAEHGLPEEDAERFLHLAVSAFELSPEPVDKVWYETLERISAVAADIGGVRSTHINHLTPRVLDIDELYRRMTDRGIQMIDTIQGPPAWKGPDVLLRQTSFRALAEPRAMRLADGGVTTGALRVRFGEVEARGIALTHDGRALYDRLLTLVDHEVARHPGVDRGELARGVWEEHLPPTERELAARGLGWFTYHVVPDRPRDDSRPPATIGELLERGWVRAEPIVYEDFLPRSAAGIFQSNLSGEGVRDNGQEGTAHDAAWLSGAIGRHVLDPFALYERQQRDSLARVARDLGLDGVPG from the coding sequence ATGATCAGCCAGTGGCGGCTGCGTGCCGCCTTCGCGGCACGGCTCTCCGAGATGTACGGCCGGGAAGTCCCGGCGTACACCACGCTCGTGGACGTCTCGCGCGAGGTCAACGAGGACGTTCTGCGGGCGCGGGGCGCCGAAGCCGAGCGCCTGGGGTCCATCGGCCGGGTGACCGCCGAACGCCACGGCGCCATCCGGGTCGGAACGCCTCGGGAGCTGGGCCAGGTGGCCCGCGTCTTCGGCGCGCTGGGCATGCACCCGGTCGGCTTCTACGATCTGCGCGAGGCCGCCGCCAGCGCGGTCCCCGTGGTCTCGACCGCCTTCCGCCCGGTGGACGGCGAGGAGCTGGCGCGCAACCCCTTCCGCGTCTTCACCTCCCTGCTCACCACCGCCGACCCGCGGTTCTTCGACGCCGATCTGCGCTCCCGGCTGGAGACCTTCCTGGCCGGCCGCGAGCTGTTCCCGCCGGAGCTGCTCGCCCTGGCCGACCGCGCGACGGCCGAGCACGGACTGCCCGAGGAGGACGCCGAGCGCTTCCTCCACCTCGCCGTGTCCGCCTTCGAGTTGTCACCCGAGCCGGTGGACAAGGTCTGGTACGAGACCCTGGAGAGGATTTCCGCCGTCGCCGCGGACATCGGCGGTGTCCGCAGCACCCACATCAACCACCTCACCCCGCGCGTCCTGGACATCGACGAGCTCTACCGGCGGATGACCGACCGCGGCATCCAGATGATCGACACCATCCAGGGGCCACCGGCCTGGAAGGGCCCAGACGTCCTGCTGCGCCAGACCTCCTTCCGCGCCCTCGCCGAACCCCGCGCGATGCGCCTCGCGGACGGCGGCGTCACCACCGGCGCCCTGCGGGTGCGCTTCGGCGAGGTCGAGGCCCGCGGTATCGCCCTCACCCACGACGGCCGCGCCCTGTACGACCGGCTGCTCACCCTCGTCGACCATGAGGTGGCCCGCCACCCGGGGGTGGACCGGGGCGAGTTGGCCCGCGGCGTATGGGAGGAGCATCTCCCCCCTACCGAACGGGAGCTGGCCGCCCGCGGATTGGGCTGGTTCACCTACCACGTCGTACCGGACCGCCCACGCGACGACAGCCGTCCGCCCGCCACCATCGGCGAACTGCTGGAGCGGGGCTGGGTGCGGGCCGAGCCCATCGTCTACGAGGACTTCCTGCCCCGCTCCGCCGCCGGCATCTTCCAGTCCAACCTCAGCGGGGAGGGCGTGCGGGACAACGGCCAGGAGGGCACCGCCCACGACGCCGCATGGCTCTCCGGTGCCATCGGCCGCCATGTCCTGGACCCCTTCGCGCTCTACGAGCGGCAGCAGCGCGACTCCCTCGCACGGGTCGCCCGCGACCTGGGGCTCGACGGCGTCCCGGGCTGA
- a CDS encoding enolase C-terminal domain-like protein, translating into MPLRVVDVETIDVRFPTSQHLDGSDAMNEAPDYSAAYVVLKTADDEPSGQGAAQSAPGSEPAEPLEGHGFTFTIGRGNDLAVQAARAIGERAVGMAVDEITGDLGGFSRHLLGDSQLRWLGPDKGAIHLGSAAVINAAWDLAARQAGKPVWKLLADLSPREVVDLVDWRYLKDALTPEAALKMLESRAGGRAEREAYVREHGYPAYTTSAGWLGYDDTKLARLCQEAVDQGWNSVKLKVGANLEDDIRRCRIAREVIGPDRRLMIDANQILGVEEAVTWATALREFDIWWFEEPTSPDDILGHAAIARRIGATRVATGEHAHNAVMFKQFLAADAISVCQIDACRLGGVNEAVAVLLLAAAHGVPVCPHAGGVGLCELVQHLSIFDYVAVSGSMDDRVIEYVDHLHEHFHDPVRIRGSRYLVPDAPGYSARIRRETLETYRYPDGPVWSRRG; encoded by the coding sequence ATGCCCCTTCGTGTCGTCGACGTCGAGACCATCGATGTCCGCTTCCCGACCTCCCAGCACCTCGACGGCTCCGACGCCATGAACGAGGCTCCGGACTACTCGGCGGCGTACGTGGTGCTCAAGACCGCCGACGACGAGCCCTCCGGGCAGGGCGCGGCACAGTCCGCACCCGGCTCGGAACCCGCCGAACCGCTGGAGGGCCATGGCTTCACCTTCACCATCGGCCGTGGCAACGACCTGGCGGTCCAGGCCGCCCGCGCCATCGGGGAGCGGGCCGTCGGCATGGCCGTGGACGAGATCACCGGCGATCTGGGCGGCTTCTCACGCCATCTGCTCGGCGACAGCCAACTGCGCTGGCTCGGCCCGGACAAGGGCGCCATCCACCTGGGAAGCGCCGCGGTGATCAACGCCGCCTGGGATCTCGCCGCCCGGCAGGCGGGCAAGCCCGTGTGGAAGCTCCTCGCCGACCTCTCGCCCCGGGAGGTGGTCGACCTCGTGGACTGGCGCTACCTCAAGGACGCGCTCACCCCCGAAGCCGCCCTGAAGATGCTGGAATCCCGCGCCGGTGGCCGCGCCGAGCGCGAGGCGTATGTCCGCGAGCACGGATACCCCGCGTACACCACCAGCGCGGGCTGGCTCGGATACGACGACACCAAGCTGGCCCGGCTCTGCCAGGAGGCCGTGGACCAGGGCTGGAACTCGGTGAAGCTGAAGGTGGGCGCGAATCTGGAGGATGACATCCGGCGCTGCCGTATCGCCCGCGAGGTCATCGGGCCGGACCGCCGGCTGATGATCGACGCCAATCAGATCCTGGGCGTGGAGGAGGCGGTCACCTGGGCCACGGCGCTCAGGGAGTTCGACATCTGGTGGTTCGAGGAGCCCACCAGCCCCGACGACATCCTCGGCCACGCCGCCATCGCCCGGCGGATCGGTGCGACCCGGGTGGCCACCGGCGAACACGCCCATAACGCGGTGATGTTCAAGCAGTTCCTCGCCGCCGACGCGATCAGCGTCTGCCAGATCGACGCCTGCCGCCTGGGTGGTGTCAACGAGGCGGTGGCCGTGCTGCTGCTGGCCGCGGCCCACGGCGTACCGGTGTGCCCGCACGCCGGCGGTGTCGGCCTGTGCGAACTCGTCCAGCATCTGTCGATCTTCGACTATGTGGCCGTCAGCGGCTCCATGGACGACCGTGTCATCGAGTACGTCGACCATCTCCACGAACACTTCCACGACCCGGTCCGCATCCGCGGTTCGCGCTATCTCGTGCCCGACGCGCCCGGCTACAGCGCCCGGATCCGGCGGGAGACCCTGGAGACCTACCGCTACCCCGACGGACCGGTCTGGAGCCGCCGCGGCTGA